TGAAGTTACACCAACACCAGCATCGAACAAAGGAATCAAAGCAGACTGagtgcagtttttcttttatcattgCAAAACACACTACACTTCTGTGgtttttcctctgctgcttctctcatATCTGACCTCCCTTTTCGCTCTTCTCCCGATACCTTCACGTCTTAATTTGTGAATTAATTTGACCAAACCAAATTTCTTGAACAGTTGAAAgacaaatgtttgattttgtttctgttgagtttgaatgaagtgtgtttgacgaCAATAAAATTGTGGTTTCTGTAAATAGAGTCTGGTGGATTTTGCGAGAGCAACATAGTGGCTGTTTCTGCATAAACAAAAGTTATCTAttcttaaacaaaaaaaaagtctttctcCTTAGGAAtggtttctgtaatgttgtcagacacttaaggaaaaacaagcacttttagtggaagTAAGTTTGACAGTCAAAGCCAGCTGAGGCGACATACTGGAtcaattccaaaacttttgccAATTAGTCAGCcacacaccaaaatatgtaaacatgctgcccaggtttaaaaaaataagcttTAAGGTGCACAAggaattagttttttttagtgtCTCGAGATGCACTTTAACTTTAGTTTCAGCTTGTGTACTTTTTCcctcattgtgtttttatcGTTGAGCAGTTATTCATGAATGAAACATGAATGTCGAAACtgttgcattctgtttttagaTATGcattacacagcatcccaacatTTTTGGAATGAGGATTTCAACTTGTGAACTTGGGCTGTTGTGGATGCTGAGTTGCTGGAGCTACAGTTGTTCTTTAATCTCGCCCCCAGTGCCCCTGATGGTGATGGCAGGACTGTGCAGTTTTTTCACCTGCTGCCTCGTGATCTTCTTCCACACACGCTACAGACGACTGGAGGCCGAGGAACAAGCGACTTACGGGACCAAGCAGAGCAATGGCACGACGACCTCTGAGCACACTCCGAGTGTGGAGAGCTGAGGGGCTCATGATGACAGAGAGACATAGAGGATTATGGGTGTGATCACACCTGCAGTTTGTTTCGGTGACCTCAGATTTTTGggtaaaactgttttgtttgttgattctTTTGTACGACTTTGGGGCCTTTTTTTTATACAGTGCATTGTTACAATAACAGATTGTacattaattctgttttttaacagGTTGTCGTTCTATAATGAGTTGAAAGATTGTAtacttttacataaaaaagTAGTTTGCAGGGAGGAAACCAGCCTGTTCTAGAGATCCCAGTTAGCAGGGAAGTAGTTCTCTTgatttaagaaaacatttaacattcCTACATTGATCATgtgtatttaaatgatttttgaaTTCTCACTTGGTCTTAAAACAAGTAAATATTTACCAAACTTTgatgaaacaaaccaaaaacaggaTGCAGCTGATTACAGAAGCTGTTTCAGCACGACAGAGGTGTCTGTGTATCCACATTCCTACAATACACCAAATCTACGTCAATGTTTTGTTGCAGGATTTCTTTCAGCAGTcaccaaaacaaaatcatgaacGGTTGTACAACCTAAAACCCCCGCAggtctttgtctgtttcctgcCACTCTTCAGTGATGAACTGTAGATTCTTTCTGACTCTCAGGGACCGACTGATGTTTAACGTAGATGTTTTAGATCACTGGTTCCCAAGTGTTTTGACTCGTGAGCCCTTACAACAAAACCATGTCTTCCTGACCTCTCATCTGTTTGCACGTTTACAGGTTGCAACCAGTTTCTGATTTTTCTCTCCaaaattgtttcatttaataACTTTCTAGAGGCCAGAGGAGGTGCAAATACCCTCTAATTAATAAGACAAAGGATAGAATACATTTGGGAAAAAATAAACCTTATTCTGCATcatagaaacacatttttctgctttactGTTCTTTTAACAAACTCACAACCCCTAAGATTTACCAAGCGACCCCTTGGGTGGGTCTTGACATCATGTTGTGAACCAGTTTTAAAtcactgaaacattttctgcCATCAGACTCCACCGGAGCGGTTTGAAATAACTGTATTCAGCCCAACAAAGGCAGAGAGCTGTGACTACTGATAAAGTGAAGTTGAGAAAAATCGGTTCAAAGTGAAACATTAACAAATAAGACCGCAAAATGATCAAAGATGGAAGTTAGTTCTGCTCGGCTAGGCGAGTTACCTTTAAGTAGGTCTTGTTGAGATTATTTTAATCTCTCTGACTGGATTTAGCTACATCCTAAATTATTTGTGTTCCTTTTTAAACCACCAAAATGTTGATCAAAATTGATAAAGGTTACATCAAATACAGGAAACTGTATTTAACAGAAAGATTTAGCATAATCGGCTAACTGTGGCTATCTGACTGGTTAGCTGTTACTGGATTTGCCTCTGTTGCTTTCATTGTTTAGTGtagtttcttctttgaaatgatTCATTTCTGTGGCATTGAACAAGCTATATGttaaaacaaatgtcaacaagtcagatcagattttaaataaatctgtAGTTACTGCAGTTTGGCTTTGTAGGGCAGGTTGGTCATATCATCGGTCTCATCCTGTTGTGCTAAAACCACTATCAAAGATACTGTTTGCTGACATAatttgaacaaaatgtgtaaacatGCAGGTTTTCTGCAGGTCTCTAAAAACTTCAGTCTCAGATTTCAGCCTCGACTACCTGGAATTGAAAccaaactgtttcctgtttgttaaCGACTGTGTCAAGAATACCGTTTTTCCACCAATGATGTTCTGTGTTCCTTATAGTGTGTAACTTCTTGTTAGTGCCTTAAATTTGTAAAAATCCTTCGTCAGTACTGCAGAATTGTTAAAACTGATTTAAAGGCTGTTGAAGCCTCTGAGACAGTTGTGGGTTTTGTGCAATAAATGGAGAAAATTCGGTACTCATACTGATTCTGTACACTGTCAAAATAAACTGTGGTGGGCCTAATCAAATTATTCTGTAAATTGTACATGAAGTGACACATTGGTACAGTATTGTAAACAGCGAAGGGTTATTTTAATATTCTTtgaatttgtattgtttttgtttcgtcTTCCACCGGTCAAGACCACTAAAACTGTTTTGTATTACTGAATGCTGTAAACTGATGACAGAGGACGTGTCTGACTTTaccttcagtttttgttttttagagtTGATCGTCTGTAAGATGCACACATCTGGAGCAGGAGGTGGAAACATTAAGTTCCGTCTCAGGTTTTCCCAAGGCCAAGACTGCAATAAGgcttttataataataataacttaataagttttctgttttaatgccttaaaatgtcaataaaatgttaccTCACTCAGTTCATTCTCCCCAAGTCTGGTTGTTGTCACTAAGGGTGCATTCACACCAGGCAATCCAATTGCAATTATTTCTATCAAAACAATCgcaatgtgatttttttttttgtaccatTTCGTGCAGCAATATGATTAGTGTAACCTACTGTCTTTTATCTATGAATCAGTACCACCAGAACAAATTCCCTGACACCTATTTCCCATGATGCCCAAAGAGATTTTAAACACGTTTTCTGGATTATCTGGATTCCTCTATGTTAGGTATCTTCAGATAATCTGCAccaggaggaggctgaggaggagaaaatgacgAGACACAAACACGCAGGCAGATAAAGACTCTGGAGAGTTTTAATTCTTTCCCAATTCcacataaaacaaatataaaaaagtaGAGCGCTCTCTCGATTCAGAATCAACCCGAGCCGACATtaaatctcctctcctctcctctgatcaTTTCTCCGGCTCCGTCTGGACTCAGACAGTTCTAACAGTTTTAAAAAGACCCATTCATAAGAATACGAGCAGgatgtaaaaatgaacaaaattcaAAACcaagcaaagaaacaaaacaaagaaagaagacTACAGCAAATTAATGACAGGATTTGTCAAACAGACTCTTGTTTGAATTCCTACTTTGAAAGACATCCTCACTTCGAATGgcaccaaacacaaaaactaaaaaaaaaaaaacaaacaaaaaaaacagtaatggGGAGATTCTTGATGCAAGAGCTGGTAGTTTCTCATGTGTAGGTTTAGCACAGGTACTGTGTGAACACAGgtacacatttcatttcatcagattctgtgtgtgtgtgtgtgtgtgtctctctctctctctctctcagagttgCAGGGCACAGAACTGCTGGTAGACGGCCAGGATGTGAGGGTCGAGCTCTGCAGTGAACAGCAGGTTCTCCAGGGTTCCCATGTACTGCTGGATGGTCACATGGTGCTGCAGAGCGAGGAGAGACGTCACGTCATCGAGAGGATACAAACAGACTTTTtgaaagtaaagtacatttactcaagtactatacttGACATCACTGggggcaatttatcagattacatgcagctccttctggagccacaaaaggctttaaactaaCTACTtggacctgtaaacacactgtaatgtgtaaaattggtggagttacccttcaATAATACAATATATGTGTATTGTCAAGTAAATTATGATATAATATTACAGATTAAGATAAAATTTGATTGATTCCTGAGAAGGAGTTTACATGCTACCCACCAGAGAAACTATATATGGTTATTAAACAACTTCattgcttttacttttggtactttaggCATATTTTCTTTACTACTTTAAGTACAAAATCTGAGCACTTATtccacctctgtgtgtgtctgtgtccatgtgtgtatgtgtgagaatgTTTTACCATGAGGAAGATCTGCTGCAGCCGCTCGATACAGTTTTTGTACCAGGGCGTGCTGATGTCGACACTGCCCGTCTCACAGCGAACCAGATGCTCCGTCAACAACATGATGAAGcgctgagaggaaaaacaacatgttacatgtgtgttaaagctgcaataaaCAGGGCTCATATATGTATCAACGTCTCTATGTCACAACCCTGAATCCAAACatgttgggacgctgtgtaaaacaataaaaaaatgggGCACAGCCAAAAATGGTAACCTTGCAGAAAGACTCAGCATCACttatgacaaaacaaacatacacatgccAAATGTCTACGGTATCCTGCGGTCACTATCATCAAGACATATTTACCTTCAACTCAGAGTACAAACCTAATTTAGAATTGTTACTACGGCTGCTTTCTCCATTTAAAAGTTACCATTAAAGCGTCCTACCTCACTGTACAAGTTTACACTCAAAATTGTTTCAGGAGATTTTTCCTAAAATGCTGAATTTTTTTTGAAGCTTCACAAATTTTATGGCAGCTACAACTTCTCTACAATCGTTGCTCTGAGAAACTGAACAAAGACCTTCTAAAATCCTGGTGTACTTGTCTTTAGATTTAGGATTCCTCGCTCGGACAGCCTTCAGTACCTGGAAGATGACGAGGAAGAGGTTTTTCTGTTCGCTCTGAGCAGACTCCACCTTCTCCTGTAGCCTCTCGATCTGCTCCTCCAACTGACCCTCCTCATCCTCGCTGGCCTTGTCCATGTCTTCATCGTCACCACTGTCCCTCTGATggccaacaaacacaaacattaaccTTTAACCTCATTCTTAAACCAGCTGATTCATTTCAAgtgaattcctttattagttgAATTGAGCATGATGTGTTGGATCAAGTTACCCTCTTGTGCTGCTGTTTCTCCAGTTTGTCCTTGGCCTCCTCCAACTCCTGCTGGATCTTCTGGACATGTTTGTCCATCTTCCGGATGGTCGAGTGCAGAATCTCCCAGATGAAAAGTCTAGATGAGGATAAGAGAGTATTTTAAAGAGGTagccagagagaaaacacactaTTCACAGgatatatacaaatatttttgcACCATTTTTTATATccttgaatttattttttgattgatgtCCAGTTGATTTCTCACATCTCACCTGGTGAACTCATGAGCCATATCCTGAGAGAAGAGCCAGTTAGCGACAGCGGCACAGTCGACGATCTGCGTCCGAATCATTTTGTCCACCAACACTGCGATCATCTGTAATGCAGCAAAGACACATTACACCAAACTCCACATTCAAAACgcacatttttacaaaacaaaacatccacatTGTCTCCATCACTGAATGACTGAAGTTTTTCAGGTTTGAATCTCTTCCTGTCTAATTAAAgttgttctgtttgtgtgtacctGCGGGTGATTCCTCCACACGTCATAAACCACCTTGAGGATGTGCAGTTTGCCCTCGTCGCTTTCTGTCAGGTTCTTCAGGATCTCATGAAACCTGGAGGAATCAGAGGATGGTGAGGCCAAAAGGTCTGGATTCATTCAATACAAAACCTGATTGTATTCATGCTCATGTATGAACAGAAAAGGGGGGcattattttcagtcttttgctcCACTTTACTTAGCGCTAAACCATTAATGTGGGTCCTTACaccaggttcagacaggacgccgaaGCGCCGCGCTCGGAAATTCTCGCGCAAGCCACAGCCCTTCTGTTCACACCAGACACGAATTTCTCCGTGCCGGTTGGCAAGCGGCTCTGCTCCTCggctgttctgtagtcacaGCGTTGGAGCTGTCGTTGTAGAATGTATGCTGGGGGTCATACAACTCCCTGTACTTCTCCACCTCCACAATCAACTTCACATCATCCATCTTCAACAACTCCGgcgtctctctgcctctctctctcactgtctgtttGCGTGTGTATGTTTTGACACCCCACCCCCAGGTCTCCCGGccactctgtgtctgtctctctcttttgtgtgtgtgttcatctcgtgctctgaacacacacacacacacacacacacacacacacacacacacacacacacacacacacacacacacacacacacacacacgtcaatcGGGGTGTTAAATTAttgaaaatagttttattttgaaaatcgacCGGATTCTctcgttgttgctttgtttgacttcctgcccaGCTTGACACATTCGTCCGTGGCATGCGGAAAAAATAGACCAGACGCCGAAACGATCGCTGCACGGCGCGCACCGGCAGCGGAGCAGAGCGCCGCGGTGCTTCCTATGTGAACGACACAATTGGTTAACATGGGCGCCGAAACGAAAATGGCTCCGCTCCTCGGCGCTTCGCAGCTAATCGCGGCGCTTCGGCGTTCTGTCTGAACCCAGCGTTAATCTGCTGAAAAACAATGAGACAAGTGGAAATTAAGATAATTGATCTGCAACCTTTTCATTCTAAAAAGTTAGGAGTATCAACTAATGAATGAATCAATTTGAAAGCGTGTACGTGAATAACAAAATAAGGGGGTGTGCGCTGCTGTGTTAACGTTAAAAGTCCTGCAATGAGAGCTGTGTCACTGTTAGCTCCGGGGGGGTCCACTGTTGTACAAGACTCTGAGCAGAAGCAGTTtttaaggtgtgtgtttgtcagcttgTTAGTGGTTGTCAGGGCAGAAAaccaagaaaagacagaaattcagtttgttgcaAATTTGTGGTGAACTTACTTGCCGAGGGCACTGAATGAGTGACTGAAGGATTTGGCAGCCAGATGGAGCAGAGTCTGCAGGAACACGTCGACCCTCAGAGGGTTGAAAGTCTCCCCCTCATCTGAAAATAGAGAGAGAAGGGAATAAAAGTAATGagggtgaaaatgtttttttttttacccaataGGCTGAAATGATATTCATTTAACAGCTAAATGTCATTCTCATTTGGAGCCATAAAATTGGAGATTTTTTGGTGAACGAAACAGAGGTTGTGTAATCCACCCACTGAGAGGTAATGTCTTCAGTACAGTTTGatatcaaatgttttaaagatgaTTACTGAAGGCCTCTCAGCCAAACGAATGACTAATGCCATTGCTTATTCCTCCCTGATTCTTTACGAACTTTCATACATTAcgtaaaattagatttttgtgtatttagagacaaaaatgaaataGCTCCTCTTTTCACGTAGAAAAAGTCAAAGAAGATGCAGCACTGACCTTCAGCAGGAACaagttattattttatcttcCAAGAAGAACCAGAATAACATAAAGACatcaaaatgaagcaaaataaGAAACtaaccatcatcatcttcttggTTGGGGTTGGGCACATCTTTGAGGATGGCCAGGATCTCTTCGTTGGTTGCGCGGTTCTTGATGGCGTTGGACACAGCGATGGACACGGGGTAGCCTGGTAACGAAGCTGCGCAGCAgaggacacatttttttcagagTTAATTTACAAACTTCTACACTGGTTACAGAGAGATTTGTGGAATTATCAGGGCTGACAGAAGAGTAATCATCGTGCGTGGCTCGGGGGGGGGTAGATAAATAAGCGTGCTTACAAGCGCTCTCATCTTCGTATTTGTAGATAAAGATGGGTTCAGCTGGGATGAGTGCTGAGAAGGTTGGAGGGACGATGTCCACTATCCGCTGATGGTACGAGAGTCTGCAGAGAAAAGAGTTAACACAACTTTAGTTCAAGAGGACACTATTGAGATTAAAGCGTCAAAGGCAACATTTTATCAGGGAGAAACAATCAGAAAAACATGAGCAATATTTCGACTTAATATGAGAGATAGGGAGAGAACACGTTTAAACTTGTGTGACTAAAGCTTAAATACCTCATACACTTCTCCAGAACCTCTTTGACAAACTTGGGCTTGGGCTTGTCGAGATCGACAGTCAAGCAGTCGGACCTTTATATAGGACAAACAATCATACTGTCAACTgttatttacaacaataaataGCTGCTATAAAAAGCTTTTTCGGTCCACTCACCAGTCATCCCAGCTCCATCGAAACTGGAAGTTGCTCAAGTGGTGAGCAAACCAGTTGATTAGtctggaaataaaaatgaaaatggagagATGTGATGTGTTAAATCATAGACAGGAACTACTTCACCTTAAGTTTTTCACTCGTCCAGTAAAAGTTAAATTACCTGTCTATGCAGGTGGTGTTCATGGTGTCCAGTCTCATGTAGAGCATCTCTGTGGCTTGGGCCAACTGACAAGCAGGTGTTAAGACAAAGACCTTTTTTCAAGTGgaaacatttgtggttttgtttactgttgtgtACTTTAAACTCTAAACTATAACACGTTTAATAtcattaaataatttaataggTTGGGATGGCAATTAAATGCTCATCTCTCTGTGTATTGTGACAAAATTCTCATGTTGAGATCATTTCAAGCCTTTATTAGATTGTGATGAAGAGAATTCAGGAAACAAGAGAAACAGATGAAAGCGGATTCAAAGTGGATTTATGCTGCGGTTCACTCCTCAACCAGACAGAGACCCGGAGATAAAATCTGTCATGGTGGGATATCTTAAAGATGTACTATGTAACATCTCTGCATATGCAATATGAAGTTAACCCTGTGATAAATGCTAGGCTTTCCGCTAATCTGATCGGCTATATCGGATCGgccgatattttgcattttatgcaatttgtgaGATCGGCTGTAATGTCTAAATTCGCCGATCCGATCAATGACGTCATTGTCGTGCTGAAACTCCCCGCAGATGCTCCCGTTGCATAGATTGCAGACGGCCTGTGTCCCACCTGTCCTACCCACTCCGAAGAAGCTCCACACCACCGACACGCCTGCCCGAACCCGACAGGTAGTTTGGAGCCCTGTCATGGTGTgacggacaataaagttttttgaatcttgaaGCTGTTGGATTCAAACAAACACGCCGGCGGTGTGggacaccccccccccccaaagcGAACGAGACAGACACAACCCAAGCCACGACAAATTTAATCAGGCACCTGGATTCAAGAAACTGAGggtggaagaagaaaaacaaacaccgaAACGGATGCTAAAGCAAACTACTTTAGACAGTACCCGTCCATATAGCCGTGACAGTGAGAAGGCAAGGGGTGGCACAAGGAAACTTATGGAGTTTATCGTGCTGGCTGACCTGCCATTTAATATTGTGGAGAACCCCGCGTTTCAACGTTTGCTGGCATACTTTGATCCACGCAGTAAGTTGTTGTGCCCATTATTTCTGTCTCAAGTTATTTTGGTTTAAcctgactgaactttgaacttatGTCTGGCCAGTCCTTGAATGCCTTCTAGAGGTCATTGATGTTTTACCCTTGCATCTGCCAGTTTGGGGCATGGCAAAGATTGTTAAACATTGGCAAAAATGCTTGAGAATACTTTTGTTGATACTCAGTAAACAGTACataagtatatacagtaaattaacaagttatttaaatacTCATATTGCTCCCTCACGTGATCGGATCAGTTTATTTAAACTCACTAATCGGTGATCAgtgatcggccccaaaaatcctgatcgtGTAAAGCCTAATAAATGCTACAATACAAACAAATTTTGTATATGTTGCCTAGCTGCTCTGTCACCAATACTATTTGAAGATCTGTTGGGTGTGCAGAGTCTTTATGCTCTTTTCCTCCGCAGCTTGGGACTCTTAACTCAACACACCATGAAATCCCAGGTTCAGACATATCTGGGTGTTTTGTAAAACTGTACTGACATAAACTGCAGTGACACAAACAATCAAGGATACAACTTGTGGCAAAGATCCGGGCTGCAGTTTGCAGAGCTCAATAAGCAGTGTGGTGTACATGACGTCGATGTGAGGCGGAACGGGCAGCTGGAAAAGTTCTCCAAAGAtcacctgaaaaataaaaatactgcagATAAATATTTCAGACCAGACTCTGATTcgaaattaattattttttttaggatgTGAACTGTCAAAAAACTTGTTTACCTCCACGATGTGATAGTTGAGCGGAATCTTATTTTTCCCTGGATAGCTCAGTAACTGAGCAGCACTGAgaggtttaaaagaaaaatcaggaACATTCAAACATTTGAGCAGGTGATTAAACATTCagacaaaattttaaaaaatgaccacATTTGATACCCACcatgttttcctctctttccagTGAGTCTTGATGATACAGTGCAGGTTTTCTTCTATGACAAATCTCTCCACAGAATGGCTGCCGGGCATAACTGGACCCTGAAGATGAATAAAGAGGACATATGTTTGTGGACGCTGCACAGCAGAAAACCATAGCCTGTCCCCACTGTCAGTGACatattgatgtgtgtttgtacctcGGGGGCGTCAGTGTAGTCGAACATGCGGAAGACGACCCGGGGCATGGGGTACTGGGCGTCTGGCATGTGGCCCGGTGGGGTGAAGGGGGGCAGGTTGTGTTGCAGGGCCTCACAGAGCACACTGTCAAAGGCGATGTATGGACGAAGGATGTGGCGCTCCTGCCAGCGGTCTTTCTTTAGCTTCTGAATCTGGGCCCAGAGGCAGTCCAGGTACTGAGagaaagacggagagaaagGGGGTCATATTTTAATAGAAGCTGGCACACACTTTCTTTAattacaagaagaaaaacatcagctATTGATGTAATACCACTTAAGTCTGAAATACATGAGGTCAAATCAGATACTGCAGCAAATGTTCAAAAAGTGTTTGAACATGAAGGCTAGTTTGTGGGTCCTTGCAAAGTCTTTCAGTTATCTAACAATTATATCTTGCAAGATAACAACTAACAATTCAGGCAGGTTTAAAGAGAGATACACAGACAGGATCTTACTGAAGAAGACTCAATGTTTCTACAAGATGGTGCCAGTGGTTAgcagaaagtattcagattcttttatcctcacatttaagttccttgtagtactCTTAaagagataatgactgaagtgaTCTTAGTACACCACGGttcttttcaaaacaatgaaaGGGAGAGCTGTAGTTCTTCCATCTGCCTCTCACCTCCTCTTGTGGGTGGGGTTTCTCTGCTGTCCACACCTGCAGCATGGGGACGTGTGTCTTTACTCGCCCCctagaaattaaaaaagacGGTTGACATCAAGGAAGAGCTTACTAATTAAAGCCTTGAACAAATTACTAGACTGttttcaaaaagtaaaaagacaTATAGCTTATGAGCAGGTAAAAGAGGCAGAAATGTTACTTGAGGTAGCCTTCGATCTGGCTGAGAAGTCGGTCCATCTCAACATCCTTCTTCTCATAAAGCTCCTTACCGACCCAGGGCAGACAGGACAGCACTACATACACAAACCAGTCCGACCGAACCTGAGGACAGAAACAAGACCTCTTACAAAAAACTCTTTAATCTAACATGATTTTGAGCCAAGAAGGCAGACAAACCGACTCAAAATCATAGTGCCTCCCCTAACAATTTCCATACATGTTTTTAAGCATATTTCAAGAAACTGCAAGAAACTGGTGTTTGAGGTCAGGGATAAGTTTGGTGCTGAACTCTTAAATTTAAGAATTTTAACTATTAATCTTTAACTCTAAAgagtaaatgttttcatttaggAGGTAAACAAAATAGCAGAATCACTCCACCCCAGCCTGTTACTTACCTGTGGTACATCCTCCTCTTGAGTAACACTGACAAAGTTTTCAAACATGGCCACCATTGAAGGAGCAGCGATCACATGGCAGTTGACCAAGTCAGACAGAAAACGCACCTACAAAAAGAACACGtagtgttaaaagaaaaaaatgtgcaagCACCATTTTATTTGCCAATAAAAAGTCAGCTTACCAAGTAAACAGCTTCATTGTACAAGTTGTTCTTCAGTGTCTCCTTGAGTTGTCTGATCATGGCCTCAACAAACTCGCCCCCGAAGTTGTAGTTCCTGGCATTCAGAAGGCCGACTAAAGTAGTATACACAGTCAGCTTCTCAGGTAGGAGGCGGGCGCTGCCAAAAAAGGCGACTCAGTGAAAAACTACCACGCAAACACTGATCATTTCAGTATAAAAGGGGTGAGAACTGGTGTGAACTTACACAGCACATAAAATAcgcagaattttatttttgtagttcGGAAGGTCAGCCTCCAACACGCCTGCGAGGCCCTCCAAGTTGCTCTCCAGGGATGATGTACTCTAAAAATGAAGCAATTTAGCTGTTGAAATATGCATGATTTTCTGCCTTTGGAGATAAACGGTGTGCCATTTGAATCAGGGTGAGATGAGACAGAATACAGTTGATGTAACTACATTGCCTGTGTTGACTCTTTACCTTCTCCCCCACACGACATATCAGAGACTCCAGCCGGTCTTCAATTTCAATGGGCTCCGatgttctcctcctcttgtGGGCCTGACCTCCTGGAagggaaaacaggaaacaaaataatcacagtgaGTGGAGTGAGAAACATTAGCTGTGAGAATAACTCAGGGGCAGCCAggatgggagaaaaaaaactctaaaacagaaataacacctgaaatgtgtttaataataTTCCTCAAAGACCTAGACTGCAGCCGACAGATATTGTTCTAAGATATTTATTAACTTTTGAACCACTAATCATATCCATATATGCTTTAAAGACTCAGCTTTTCAGTGTTATCACACTGTTTGTTTAGTGATTACAACAACATGTTCTGCAGCATTGATTTGTCAAGGAAACCAACATAGTTTCTTCCTCTGGGCCAAAGGGCAGTGGTTGCAGCCAAGctacttttgttgttcatgttgaATGGATAATATA
This window of the Pagrus major chromosome 18, Pma_NU_1.0 genome carries:
- the LOC141013290 gene encoding nuclear cap-binding protein subunit 1 — translated: MSRRRHSDENDGGQAHKRRRTSEPIEIEDRLESLICRVGEKSTSSLESNLEGLAGVLEADLPNYKNKILRILCAVARLLPEKLTVYTTLVGLLNARNYNFGGEFVEAMIRQLKETLKNNLYNEAVYLVRFLSDLVNCHVIAAPSMVAMFENFVSVTQEEDVPQVRSDWFVYVVLSCLPWVGKELYEKKDVEMDRLLSQIEGYLKGRVKTHVPMLQVWTAEKPHPQEEYLDCLWAQIQKLKKDRWQERHILRPYIAFDSVLCEALQHNLPPFTPPGHMPDAQYPMPRVVFRMFDYTDAPEGPVMPGSHSVERFVIEENLHCIIKTHWKERKTCAAQLLSYPGKNKIPLNYHIVEVIFGELFQLPVPPHIDVMYTTLLIELCKLQPGSLPQVLAQATEMLYMRLDTMNTTCIDRLINWFAHHLSNFQFRWSWDDWSDCLTVDLDKPKPKFVKEVLEKCMRLSYHQRIVDIVPPTFSALIPAEPIFIYKYEDESASSLPGYPVSIAVSNAIKNRATNEEILAILKDVPNPNQEDDDDEGETFNPLRVDVFLQTLLHLAAKSFSHSFSALGKFHEILKNLTESDEGKLHILKVVYDVWRNHPQMIAVLVDKMIRTQIVDCAAVANWLFSQDMAHEFTRLFIWEILHSTIRKMDKHVQKIQQELEEAKDKLEKQQHKRRDSGDDEDMDKASEDEEGQLEEQIERLQEKVESAQSEQKNLFLVIFQRFIMLLTEHLVRCETGSVDISTPWYKNCIERLQQIFLMHHVTIQQYMGTLENLLFTAELDPHILAVYQQFCALQL